One part of the Aspergillus fumigatus Af293 chromosome 7, whole genome shotgun sequence genome encodes these proteins:
- a CDS encoding putative galactose oxidase, with protein sequence MVLVSAIVDYFFYGRYKIRLQETIGMNLKKIWPLLLLGVAEANSYNLNSSIIRAVSKQTKPGVEGSAAAFDSGGEGTGLFQSPPYNSRQLDRTNWVATCDNAQAGNECSKAIDGDNSTYWHTDSNSPLPHSITINLGTAQKVSGLAVWPRKIEDGWIAAHDVYLSPDGSNWGQPVAHGTWWPDSTVKMAIFEPQEVQYVRVVALSSSSGNNAISIADLQIWAAQKIPTSPEGKALNVVGAWGPTIDFPIVPASAAVEPSSGKVLVWSSYRKNQYGGTSGGLTQTAMWDPNTGEVTQREVSDTEHDMFCSGISMDMNGRVIVTGGNDDSITSIYDSFSDTWHGGAMMNIERGYQASTILSDGNMFVIGGSWNGPQLRNKNSEVYNVVADTWTELPNAGSSYMLTNDNLGPYHQDNHGWIFGWKNLSIFQAGPSRQMHWYSAHGQGSVADAGKRNSDNDQMCGNAVMFDAAKGKILTFGGSPNYEDSTATNNASLITIGDPNAMPEVVQAGENMHYSRTFHTSVVLPDGSVFITGGQAHGLPFNEDTAQMTAERYIPADNKFIKQFPNNIIRVYHSWSLLLPDATVINGGGGLCANCSANHYNAQIFKPPYLFDENGGLTSRPVIQSATPNAKYGAQITIVVDSPISGASLVRYGSTTHTVNTDQRRIELELQPAGANTYTAIIPNDPGIALPGYYMLFVLGQNGVPSVSKNVQLTV encoded by the coding sequence ATGGTTTTGGTAAGTGCTATCGTTGATTACTTCTTCTACGGACGTTACAAAATTCGCCTTCAGGAGACCATCGGGATGAATCTCAAGAAGATTTGGCCCCTGTTGCTCCTCGGAGTTGCAGAGGCCAACAGTTACAATCTCAATTCATCAATCATTCGGGCAGTTAGCAAGCAGACGAAGCCAGGCGTTGAAGGTAGTGCTGCTGCATTCGACTCGGGGGGTGAGGGCACAGGACTCTTCCAATCTCCACCCTACAACAGCAGGCAGCTCGACCGCACGAACTGGGTCGCCACTTGCGACAATGCACAAGCTGGCAATGAATGTTCCAAGGCAATTGATGGCGACAACAGTACCTACTGGCACACTGACTCCAACTCCCCATTGCCGCACAGTATCACAATCAATCTTGGTACGGCGCAGAAAGTGAGCGGCCTTGCAGTCTGGCCACGAAAGATCGAAGATGGTTGGATTGCAGCACACGATGTTTACCTAAGTCCGGACGGGTCCAACTGGGGTCAGCCTGTCGCTCATGGCACATGGTGGCCTGATTCAACCGTGAAGATGGCTATCTTCGAGCCTCAGGAAGTGCAGTACGTCCGTGTCGTTgcactttcatcatcatctggaAACAACGCAATCAGCATCGCCGATCTGCAAATCTGGGCCGCCCAAAAGATTCCTACCTCACCAGAGGGCAAAGCCCTAAATGTAGTTGGAGCTTGGGGCCCAACCATCGACTTCCCTATCGTGCCCGCGTCCGCTGCAGTTGAGCCTAGTTCGGGGAAAGTCCTTGTCTGGTCCTCATATCGGAAGAACCAGTATGGAGGGACATCCGGCGGCTTGACCCAGACAGCTATGTGGGATCCGAACACTGGCGAGGTCACGCAGCGTGAGGTTTCCGATACTGAGCACGATATGTTTTGTTCTGGCATTTCAATGGATATGAACGGGCGGGTTATTGTTACCGGTGGAAACGATGACTCTATAACCAGTATTTACGATTCTTTTTCCGACACGTGGCATGGGGGAGCAATGATGAATATCGAGCGTGGGTATCAGGCGTCAACCATTCTTTCGGATGGAAATATGTTTGTCATTGGGGGTTCCTGGAATGGTCCGCAGCTCAGGAATAAGAACAGCGAAGTCTATAATGTAGTTGCAGACACCTGGACCGAACTTCCCAACGCCGGCTCAAGTTATATGCTGACCAATGATAACCTCGGCCCTTACCACCAGGACAACCATGGCTGGATATTTGGCTGGAAGAATCTCTCGATCTTTCAAGCAGGTCCAAGTCGTCAGATGCACTGGTACTCTGCCCACGGCCAAGGAAGTGTGGCAGATGCAGGGAAACGAAACAGCGACAATGACCAGATGTGTGGCAATGCGGTTATGTTTGATGCAGCCAAGGGAAAGATCCTCACATTTGGAGGGTCCCCGAATTACGAGGATTCCACGGCTACAAACAATGCATCTCTCATTACTATCGGTGATCCCAATGCCATGCCAGAGGTTGTTCAAGCTGGTGAAAACATGCACTATAGCCGGACATTCCATACGTCAGTTGTCTTACCTGACGGAAGCGTCTTTATCACTGGTGGCCAGGCACATGGGCTCCCTTTCAATGAAGACACTGCACAAATGACAGCCGAGCGTTATATTCCAGCTGATAACAAGTTTATCAAGCAATTTCCCAACAATATCATCCGAGTGTACCACAGCTGGTCTCTCCTGCTTCCAGACGCTACAGTGATCAATGGTGGTGGCGGGCTCTGTGCCAACTGCTCAGCCAACCATTATAACGCTCAGATCTTCAAACCTCCATATTTATTCGACGAGAACGGAGGATTGACTTCGCGCCCGGTAATTCAGAGTGCCACGCCTAATGCTAAATATGGCGCCCAAATTACAATCGTGGTTGATTCGCCCATCTCTGGTGCCTCTTTGGTTCGTTATGGCTCCACTACACACACCGTGAACACTGATCAGCGTCGAATAGAGCTAGAGCTCCAACCCGCGGGTGCCAATACGTACACAGCAATTATTCCGAATGATCCAGGTATTGCGCTTCCTGGCTATTATATGCTGTTTGTTCTGGGTCAGAATGGAGTTCCTAGCGTTTCAAAGAATGTCCAGCTTACGGTGTAG
- a CDS encoding MFS transporter-like protein, whose protein sequence is MLETDSTAPLLSSRSESFVDYQTIASNQSLPAGDDLRSTDFQPEKWNEPRTNVWRILATFYSFIIVGANDGAYGAMIHYLGEYYKADYTTVSLVFLSPFIGYAIAALGNNWIHDRFGQRGIALIGSGLHIISYLAATSHPAYPVLIAVFIVSGLGNGILDASWNAWIGAMHNSSQLMGILHAFYGLGAALAPITATYLITDCDWEWYEFYYAMAIVAGIEFLTSVAAFWSSTGSKSKDSDACTEGTLSSDSSDNLMSSTPTRKPTLESLRIPSTWVISLFLFIYVGAEVTVGGWVFTFLVDLRNVPLSTAGFVSFSYWGGLTVGRVCLGFLTPFFNRQRLAVLLYLGCCIFLHITFCIVHDLRLLVLSVTLLGFFLGPLYPEAVIAQAKLLPKSLHVAAVGFACALGSAGGSVFPFITGAIAKGYGINVLQPIVLVMLVLCLVLWLVLPEKREHSRRQASPV, encoded by the exons ATGCTGGAAACAGATTCTACAGCGCCCCTGTTATCTTCCCGGTCTGAAAGCTTCGTTGATTATCAGACTATTGCATCAAATCAAAGTCTTCCTGCTGGAGATGACTTGCGCAGTACGGACTTTCAACCAGAAAAGTGGAATGAGCCTCGGACGAATGTTTGGCGCATTTTAGCCACCTTCTAcagcttcatcattgttggAGCAAATGATGGCGCATACGGT GCAATGATTCATTAT TTGGGAGAATATTATAAGGCGGACTATACGACTGTTTCACTGGTGTTCCTTTCCCCATTCATCGGGTATGCGATCGCTGCTCTTGGGAATAATTGGATACACGATCGTTTCGGACAGCGTGGCATTGCATTAATCGGGTCAGGGTTGCATATAATTTCATACCTTGCGGCTACCTCACACCCAGCCTATCCGGTCCTGATTGCTGTATTCATAGTATCGGGGCTAGGAAATGGAATCTTGGATGCCTCCTGGAATGCATGGATTGGTGCCATGCACAACAGCAGCCAGTTGATGGGAATCTTGCACGCATTCTACGGACTAGGTGCGGCTCTGGCACCCATAACGGCAACATACCTCATCACGGACTGCGATTGGGAGTGGTACGAGTTCTACTATGCAATGGCGATTGTAGCAGGAATCGAATTCCTGACCTCGGTGGCAGCCTTCTGGTCTTCGACAGGATCGAAATCTAAAGATTCAGATGCCTGTACTGAAGGAACTCTGTCATCCGATAGCTCAGATAATCTCATGTCCAGCACACCGACAAGGAAACCCACCCTAGAGTCATTGAGGATTCCATCGACTTGGGTAATaagtctctttctctttaTCTATGTCGGAGCCGAGGTGACTGTTGGAGGATGGGTTTTTACCTTCCTAGTTGACCTCCGAAACGTGCCTCTGTCTACTGCAGGTTTTGTGAGCTTCAGCTACTGGGGTGGACTTACGGTTGGTCGTGTGTGCCTCGGCTTCCTCACTCCATTTTTCAACAGGCAGCGCCTGGCAGTTCTTCTTTACTTGGGTTGTTGCATTTTCTTACACATTACATTCTGCATCGTTCATGACCTCCGCTTGCTAGTCCTTTCGGTGACCTTGCTTGgtttcttccttggcccTCTCTACCCCGAAGCAGTTATTGCCCAAGCAAAGCTTCTGCCAAAGTCTCTCCATGTTGCAGCTGTCGGCTTTGCTTGCGCTTTGGGGAGTGCCGGGGGTTCAGTATTCCCTTTCATTACTGGCGCGATTGCAAAGGGTTATGGAATTAACGTCCTTCAGCCCATTGTTCTTGTAATGCTAGTTCTTTGTTTAGTTTTATGGCTTGTACTGCCGGAAAAACGTGAACACAGCAGAAGGCAAGCATCTCCAGTCTGA
- a CDS encoding putative class III aminotransferase: protein MGSLPEPAYLYKNVVHDPTVPYVQSAEGMYIHLDNGQRILDATCGAAVSAIGHDVDRVKQAIISQLDQVEYSHPGFFPNAPAMQLADMLVESTGGKMSRACILGSGSEAVDAAMKLSHQYFAEENPDTRRTKFISRRGSWHGCTLGSLSLGDFKPRKARFKSILHPNVTHVSACDPYHALKDNEDLEMYVARLKQELDEEFQRQGPDTVCAFFLEPVAGTALGCVAAVPGYLKAMREVCDRYGALLVFDEIMCGMGRTGAIHAWQVDGVVPDIQLVGKGLAAGYGTISALLVSDRVVSGLKQGGGYFVHGQTYQSHPLGCAAAVEVQRIVKEYNLVDNCRKMGEYLGMELKLHLGDHPHVGDIRGRGLFWAVEFMEDKDSKTPFDSNLTLSKRLQTKGLEKGYDICLFAATGAVDGWNGDHFLLAPPYTVGKQDVDEIVSRVVKAIDSVFEDIYALRQQHPHHSGF from the exons ATGGGTTCCCTTCCCGAGCCGGCTTATCTTTACAAAAATGTTGTCCACGACCCGACAGTCCCATATGTTCAGTCGGCCGAGGGAATGTACATTCACCTTGACAATGGGCAGAGAATTCTCGACGCTACCTGCGGCGCGGCTGTTTCTGCTATCGGACACGATGTAGACCGTGTGAAACAAGCGATAATCTCACAGCTGGATCAAGTCGAATACTCCCACCCTGGATTCTTTCCTAATGCACCAGCTATGCAGCTTGCAGATATGCTCGTCGAGTCTACAGGCGGGAAGATGTCTCGGGCGTGCATTCTGGGGTCCG GCTCGGAGGCCGTTGATGCCGCAATGAAGCTTTCCCACCAGTACTTTGCAGAGGAAAATCCAGACACCCGACGAACCAAGTTTATCTCGAGACGCGGTTCTTGGCATGGTTGCACCTTGGGGTCTCTGTCCTTGGGAGATTTCAAGCCGAGGAAGGCTCGGTTTAAATCAATTCTACATCCCAATGTCACCCACGTATCAGCATGCGACCCGTACCATGCCCTCAAAGATAATGAAGATCTGGAGATGTATGTGGCTCGACTTAAGCAGGAGCTCGACGAGGAATTCCAAAGGCAGGGACCTGACACCGTCTGTGCATTTTTCCTTGAGCCAGTGGCCGGAACA GCTCTAGGCTGTGTTGCTGCAGTGCCTGGCTACCTGAAGGCCATGCGGGAAGTTTGCGATCGCTACGGTGCGCTTCTGGTCTTTGATGAGATCATGTGCGGGATGGGCCGCACCGGAGCCATACACGCTTGGCAAGTGGACGGTGTTGTGCCTGACATCCAACTTGTGGGCAAAGGTCTCGCAGCGGGATACGGGACCATATCTGCCCTCCTTGTCAGCGATCGCGTTGTTTCTGGGCTGAAGCAGGGCGGAGGATACTTTGTCCATGGACAGACCTACCAATCGCACCCGCTTGGTTGTGCGGCTGCAGTTGAAGTTCAGCGCATTGTCAAGGAGTATAATCTAGTCGACAACTGTCGAAAAATGGGTGAGTATCTCGGAATGGAACTGAAACTGCATCTCGGAGATCATCCACATGTGGGTGATATTCGAGGGAGAGGCCTCTTCTGGGCAGTTGAATTCATGGAGGATAAGGATAGTAAGACTCCGTTTGATAGTAACCTTACCCTCAGCAAGCGCCTACAGACCAAGGGACTAGAAAAGGGCTACGACATCTGTCTATTCGCAGCTACCGGTGCGGTAGATGGGTGGAACGGTGACCACTTCTTGCTTGCACCTCCATATACTGTTGGAAAGCAGGATGTGGACGAGATAGTGAGTCGAGTTGTTAAGGCTATTGATAGTGTCTTTGAGGATATCTACGCTTTGAGGCAgcagcatcctcatcacTCAGGCTTTTGA